The Zeugodacus cucurbitae isolate PBARC_wt_2022May chromosome 4, idZeuCucr1.2, whole genome shotgun sequence genome includes the window actctcgcaatttattgctatatttttattaagaaaacccacaatttgacccatatattcggcataaatatataagctattaagctcatcgtatttttgaaaatcttataattaggtattctcaaatattcatataaaagggaagttatgacccgattttaaccttttctggtacagagatacactattagtaggaaaatatttcctctgaattatattaagatacctgagagatttaccgaaattttcggtgaaaagttaccatggggcactgagttcttcatattcgatatccggggcattgaaaagttatagtccgatttcgacaaatttttcacaagtgatgccacagatcatatacagtatttgtgtaaagttttattttgctatcttcattggttccttatgtatatattataaagtgacggaataagatggaattcaagaatgagttatatggaaagttgtcgtggttgtgaaccacaaccattccattttccacacgtgtcatcagggtgtcaagaaaatataatataccgaattttattcgaatcggtcgagtagttcctgagatatggtttttgacccataagtgggcgatgccacgcccattttctattttgtaaaaaaatctcagtgcagcttccttctgctattatttctgtgaaattcagtttttctgacgattttcgttagtgagttaacccacttttagtaagtttcaacctaacctttgtatgggaggtgggcgtggttattatccgatttcaactattttcatggtgtgtggtggggcacctaagaaaaccgactgcagaaagtttggtttataaagctttattggtttgcgagatacatacaaataaccgattttatctaactcgtttagttttatgacttacgaacaaccgttatgtgaacaaaactataaaactctcttagcaacttttgttgcgagagtataaaaatattgaacaaagagtttgtgtgaaaGTTTGCGGtttaaacgaaatttcttgtgccaaaacgttggaaatgttgcaaaaaaaaaaatttgttgattcaaccatgtcgatAACTCAAGTTtacaattggtataaatttttcaaaaaggggCGAGAAAAAGTAAACGATTTGCCACGTTCAGGACGGCCTTCGACCTCTTCAACTGAAGAAAACGttggcaaaataaataaaatggttcGCGAAAATCGTCATTATAGTTTGCGAGAGATAACCCAAATAATGGACATGACTCATGAGAGCGCTCGTcatattttggttgatgttttGGGTATACGGAAAGTCGCACCGCGATTTTTGCCAAAAGatctgaattttcttcaaaaagtgaATCGCAGTAAGGTGACTGAAGACATGCTTAAGCGCATAAATTCCGATCCAACGTTCATCGAACGCATCATAACTGGTGACAAGACAAGGTTTTTCGAGTACGACATTCAAACAAGTCAACAATCATCGGAATGGTGCGACAAAAATGGGCCGAAATCGAAAAAACCGTGCCAAAGCAAATCGCAAATCAAGGTGATGCTGACCGTTTTCTTCGATATTCGTGGTGTTGTTCATTCGGAATTCTTACCGGAGGGCAAAAcagtcaataaaaaatattatcttgGCGTTATGGAGCGTTTGATAGAGAATGTTCGTCGCAAAAGACCAGATTTGTGGCGGAATAACGGTTGCATTTTGCATTACGATAATGCACCAGCGCACAAAGCGATCATTGTGAAcgagtttttaaacaaaaattcaacaaatatcatCGAACAACCACCGTACTCTTCAGATGTGgccccgtgtgactttttcctgtttccaaaactcaaattaCCACTTCGTGGAACCCATTTCGAGAGCATTGAAGACATAAAAACGAATTCGTAATGAGAACTGAAGGCCATCCCgaaatatgcatttaaaattgtttcgatgattggattGTTCGTTGGAAGAAGTGTTTTGCCTCAGAAGGGGCCTAGTTTAAAGgggataaaataaatttagatgatTAATacgttgtttgtgttttatttcaaatttccggGCTTATTTGATAGAATCTTTTGCTGCCGCTAGTGCattaattgaggaagacccaaatcagtctctaaCTCGTCGttcatctctgtgacgtcgttgtggcgaattttgtgaaaagatcttggccttcATCAAAttaacgcaagaactgaagccgcttgactacTCATATGTTCGTGAAATGGGCTGagaaacaacttgaaaatgatccggattttcatcgaataaTCATCTTCAGTAataaggctcatttctggctgaaaggcttcgtcaataagcgtTATTGGTCAAGCAGCAAATCCACACATACTTCATGAGtcacaattgaaaatttacgGTTTGGTGCAGTTTATgtgccggcggcgtcattgggccgtacttcttccgggatgatcaagaccggcacgctACTGCCAATGGCAATCGCcatcgctcaatgataaccgattaTTTTTGGCCCGAACTGGATGATATGGATTTGGACGATATGAGGTTCCAACTGAACGGcgacacaagccacacagcgaatatcacaatcgatttattgaaaaccaagtctGGTGAACGATTggtgaacttcgtacgaatatcgaacgtgaagaaaaaataattttgttgatattgcaaaccatttttgtttatttaaaaaaaggggCTTGTGTaaacatagcaataaaaaatcacatatGATTAATTaacatattgatatttttaaagaGTTCGCCTTCGAAGAACAACGCCAACAGTATACAAAAAATTGTACCTcatgtttaataaaatacatgGTGTACTCAATGAACTTAAGAACATACCATTTAAACTGTTTCTTTAAACTCTCAATTACTCCAAACACTTATTTCTCAATAGTTCAAAGCTCACACCACACATCCCTTTTTACTACCGTTAACATTACGTAACGTCTATATCCAAGAATACTCGTATTTACCGTTAACAATCCTAGCTCAACATATCATAGAAACTTCCGCACATTCACAACAAAGTTGCCGGCAGCAACAGAACCAAATTTTTAGaagaagcaaaatattttgtatttccaCTAAACCGCAGCAACGACATGAAACCGTTATATGAAGTTACAGGAGCGTATGTATTTAAGAATTACACTGTTCTGtcataacaaaacaaacaaagcgcCCACCCCTGCTTTCCTCAGTCTCAACAATATTGGATTTGTATGTATGGCCTTCAAGTTAAACATTGAACTCGCTTAAAAGTTATCAAAAATGTTTGCATATGCACATGTTAAAACCGTATGATAAACATTTTGCACACAGATTTGTACAAAACCGAACTGAACCGAACCCGAAAGTCAAGTCAAAGTTCAAAACAATAAAGCCGCACCACAAAACAAACGGCTAACCACACTAAATGAAAACGATGTTGTGCTCAGCGTAGTAGAGAGGTGCAGGAGtgcagagttgcattgcaacattGTAACGGAAGTCAAAAGCAGCTGGAAAGCCGTAAAAGAACTTGGCGTGTGAATCTGCGATAATCTCTGCTGCAGGTAAAGTCAACTTTACATTGTGAATAAGTTGttatactttgttgttgtaaatgatgATACTCATAGTTTGttgatataatatacatattataatagTAGAGAAATTGTATAGTGGAAGTGGAAGAAGTTCCAGGTTTAGGTGGGTGATTTCCAATAGATAAAGAGAGAGAGTCTTAAACCATACACCAGATAATCAAGATGATAATATTTTGAGATCTACCAAACAACTAATTAATTCTCAACTCAACTAAGTTGAGAACAtcctacaaaaataaatttaaaaaatatttatagaaatcaaTTTCGGTTCTATAAAggcttttaatataaattcgACTTCGAAATCATGAAAAGATACAGTTCTAAACAACTTGTATATCGAAATAGTTCGAAGAGGTCCTGCTTTGTTTTCACAACATAATTGGTAATGCCATTCCTAAAGTATAGATAGCAA containing:
- the LOC105217489 gene encoding histone-lysine N-methyltransferase SETMAR-like, with the protein product MSITQVYNWYKFFKKGREKVNDLPRSGRPSTSSTEENVGKINKMVRENRHYSLREITQIMDMTHESARHILVDVLGIRKVAPRFLPKDLNFLQKVNRSKVTEDMLKRINSDPTFIERIITGDKTRFFEYDIQTSQQSSEWCDKNGPKSKKPCQSKSQIKVMLTVFFDIRGVVHSEFLPEGKTVNKKYYLGVMERLIENVRRKRPDLWRNNGCILHYDNAPAHKAIIVNEFLNKNSTNIIEQPPYSSDVAPCDFFLFPKLKLPLRGTHFESIEDIKTNS